In a single window of the Saccharothrix australiensis genome:
- a CDS encoding zinc finger protein: protein MSHLRWTATPFRWYPHDGVRHAIPAGLKAGDSGMTLCGEDVTLPAVWPILRCEPECSLCDNAWRRAIGVQTRNELLARRPGEPSSHLGGCENDLPVSGPEPRSSRCERSAC, encoded by the coding sequence GTGAGTCACTTGCGATGGACCGCGACACCGTTCCGTTGGTATCCACACGATGGAGTACGACATGCCATCCCCGCTGGACTGAAGGCAGGGGATTCGGGCATGACGTTGTGCGGTGAGGACGTCACGCTGCCGGCAGTGTGGCCGATTCTGCGCTGCGAGCCGGAGTGCTCGTTATGCGACAACGCTTGGCGTAGGGCCATCGGCGTGCAGACGCGTAACGAATTGCTGGCCCGCCGACCAGGCGAGCCGTCATCCCATCTCGGAGGCTGCGAGAACGACCTTCCTGTCTCCGGGCCGGAACCGCGGTCGAGCCGCTGCGAGCGCTCGGCATGTTGA
- a CDS encoding transcriptional regulator, with translation MSYTVRLRVEAFGKAVLLAGFASDYALAAAMGLNRSTVKRVRDGELRPGPAFIGGALKALAPLEFGDLFEIVADPASRRPGRIA, from the coding sequence ATGTCGTACACGGTCAGGCTGCGGGTGGAGGCGTTCGGGAAGGCCGTGTTGCTGGCGGGTTTCGCCTCCGACTACGCGCTTGCTGCCGCGATGGGTTTGAACCGTTCCACGGTGAAGAGGGTTCGGGACGGGGAGTTGCGTCCGGGGCCGGCGTTCATCGGTGGCGCGCTCAAGGCCCTCGCGCCGTTGGAGTTCGGCGACCTGTTCGAGATCGTCGCCGATCCGGCATCCCGGCGTCCAGGGCGCATCGCGTGA
- a CDS encoding FmdB family zinc ribbon protein: MPTYQYACTECDHRFEAVQSFSDSALTECPECKGKLRKLYGAVGVVFKGSGFYRTDNRSSSSSESKSSESKSSSTSTKSETSSTAKKSDTSSAPAAAAS; the protein is encoded by the coding sequence GTGCCGACCTACCAGTACGCCTGCACCGAGTGCGACCACCGGTTCGAAGCGGTGCAGTCCTTCTCCGATTCGGCGTTGACCGAGTGCCCGGAGTGCAAGGGCAAGCTGCGCAAGCTCTACGGGGCCGTCGGCGTGGTGTTCAAGGGCAGCGGCTTCTACCGCACCGACAACCGCTCGTCGTCGTCCTCGGAGTCGAAGTCCTCCGAGTCGAAGTCCTCGTCCACGTCGACCAAGAGCGAGACGTCGTCGACGGCGAAGAAGAGCGACACCTCGTCGGCTCCGGCCGCGGCCGCGTCCTGA
- a CDS encoding bifunctional DNA primase/polymerase, which yields MPGTETDCLPVDENLRAALDYAAMGWPVIPGAAWDGGRFVDPATGRPVDQVRLHPVAEATTDVDVVRRWWGAPGGHVPAVLVVTGPSVGVVSIREDQARTIVGHAWFRSRPTPVAVASGLPVAFFLVRPPNPPDLTRDDVRVFTEGSVLPLPPTTVATISTSWLVSPEECGRVLLPAAELAELLTSLEGTTS from the coding sequence ATGCCAGGCACGGAGACGGACTGTCTGCCGGTCGATGAGAACCTGCGCGCCGCGCTGGACTATGCGGCGATGGGCTGGCCGGTGATCCCCGGAGCCGCCTGGGACGGGGGACGGTTCGTGGACCCGGCCACCGGCCGGCCGGTCGATCAGGTCCGGCTGCACCCGGTGGCCGAGGCCACCACGGATGTGGACGTGGTGCGCCGGTGGTGGGGCGCGCCGGGTGGGCACGTCCCCGCGGTGCTGGTGGTGACCGGCCCGTCGGTCGGCGTGGTGTCCATCCGCGAGGACCAGGCCCGGACGATCGTCGGGCACGCCTGGTTCCGGAGCCGGCCGACACCGGTCGCGGTCGCGTCCGGCCTCCCGGTCGCCTTCTTCCTCGTCCGACCGCCCAACCCCCCGGACCTGACGCGTGACGACGTTCGGGTCTTCACCGAAGGTTCTGTGCTGCCGCTGCCACCGACCACCGTTGCCACGATCTCCACCAGCTGGCTGGTCTCGCCCGAAGAGTGCGGACGGGTGCTGCTGCCCGCCGCCGAGCTGGCGGAGCTGTTGACCAGCCTGGAGGGAACGACCTCATGA
- the glpR gene encoding gephyrin-like molybdotransferase receptor GlpR translates to MPSSLIVVGLVVAWLVVLVPMVARKRADARSSMEEEYDAMPDAEFDEYEDFADQVDDFEDELAHRPYRPGRGGYDPETAAIVAQAKYAFRRRVVGSLLLLALVTGVVAGVLYPLVWWGHAAVDLALVGYLGYLRRQVRIEEEIRARRLARLAQSRRRPARAAADRREVEDEVRDEEAGLAPQPRFRHHVRPGTVVVDPDDEDPVFVELDGPEALPYRRAVGE, encoded by the coding sequence ATGCCGAGTTCGCTGATCGTCGTGGGGCTGGTGGTGGCCTGGTTGGTCGTCCTCGTCCCGATGGTCGCGCGCAAGCGGGCCGACGCGCGGAGCAGCATGGAGGAGGAGTACGACGCCATGCCTGATGCCGAGTTCGACGAGTACGAGGACTTCGCGGACCAGGTCGACGACTTCGAGGACGAGCTCGCCCACCGGCCGTACCGGCCGGGGCGCGGCGGCTACGACCCGGAGACGGCCGCGATCGTCGCGCAGGCGAAGTACGCGTTCCGCCGTCGCGTCGTCGGTTCCCTGCTGCTGCTGGCGCTGGTCACCGGTGTGGTGGCCGGTGTGCTGTACCCGCTGGTGTGGTGGGGCCACGCGGCGGTCGACCTGGCCCTGGTGGGCTACCTCGGCTACCTGCGCCGCCAGGTGCGCATCGAGGAGGAGATCCGCGCGCGCAGGCTGGCGCGGCTCGCGCAGTCCCGCCGCCGGCCGGCGCGGGCCGCGGCGGACCGGCGCGAGGTCGAGGACGAGGTGCGCGACGAGGAGGCCGGCCTGGCGCCGCAGCCGCGCTTCCGGCACCACGTCCGGCCCGGCACGGTGGTGGTCGACCCGGACGACGAGGACCCGGTGTTCGTCGAGCTCGACGGGCCGGAGGCGCTGCCGTACCGGCGGGCCGTGGGCGAGTAG
- a CDS encoding 5-formyltetrahydrofolate cyclo-ligase, with protein MTSDQRNRKTTLRARLRAARRGAAPAPLSSEVLAAVAAFDVVPGETVCAYLPIGGEPGSRAMVDALRSAGYRVLLPITVADAPLDWAVYDGSLRAGPHGLREPAGAPLGSAAVASAALVLVPALAVDHRGVRLGQGGGHYDRSLPLATCPLVAVVRDDEFVPSLPAEAHDVRVNAVLTPRAGVVHLPL; from the coding sequence ATGACGTCCGATCAACGTAACCGGAAGACGACGCTGCGCGCACGGTTGCGTGCCGCGCGGCGCGGGGCGGCACCCGCGCCGTTGTCGTCCGAGGTGTTGGCGGCCGTGGCCGCGTTCGACGTCGTGCCTGGTGAGACGGTGTGCGCTTACCTGCCGATCGGTGGTGAGCCGGGGTCGCGGGCGATGGTGGACGCGCTGCGCTCGGCGGGGTACCGGGTGCTGTTGCCGATCACGGTCGCCGACGCGCCACTCGATTGGGCGGTCTACGACGGCTCGCTGCGGGCGGGACCGCACGGCCTCCGCGAGCCGGCGGGTGCGCCGCTGGGGTCGGCGGCCGTCGCGTCGGCGGCGTTGGTGCTGGTGCCGGCGTTGGCGGTGGACCACCGGGGCGTGCGGCTGGGCCAGGGCGGCGGCCACTACGACCGCTCGCTGCCGCTGGCCACGTGCCCGCTGGTGGCCGTGGTGCGCGACGACGAGTTCGTGCCGTCGTTGCCGGCCGAGGCGCACGACGTGCGGGTGAACGCCGTCCTGACGCCGAGGGCGGGCGTCGTCCACCTTCCTCTGTGA
- a CDS encoding GNAT family N-acetyltransferase yields the protein MTSGLAWEGGRHPGWPVRLGPLRVDAGVVALRPPKLFDASTWSRIRLRDQAHLEDWEPTATDGWHERNSAMSWPAQWSSLKSLARRGQALPFVITVDGDLAGQITVGNIVRGSLRSAWVGYWVAADRAGGGVATAALALVVDHCFGEAGLHRLEATVRPENAASLRVLAKAGFREEGLFLRYLDVAGDWRDHLCFAMTAEEASPEGLVRRLVARGYARTA from the coding sequence ATGACCTCGGGTCTGGCGTGGGAGGGCGGTAGACATCCCGGCTGGCCCGTGCGGCTCGGTCCGCTGCGGGTGGACGCGGGCGTGGTCGCGCTGCGCCCGCCGAAGCTGTTCGACGCGTCCACCTGGTCCCGCATCCGGCTCCGCGACCAGGCCCACCTGGAGGACTGGGAGCCCACCGCGACCGACGGCTGGCACGAGCGCAACTCCGCGATGTCGTGGCCCGCGCAGTGGTCGTCGCTGAAGTCGCTCGCGCGGCGCGGGCAGGCGCTGCCGTTCGTGATCACCGTGGACGGCGACCTGGCCGGGCAGATCACCGTGGGCAACATCGTCCGCGGGTCCCTGCGGTCCGCCTGGGTCGGCTACTGGGTCGCCGCGGACCGGGCCGGGGGCGGTGTCGCCACCGCGGCGCTCGCGCTGGTCGTGGACCACTGCTTCGGGGAGGCCGGGCTGCACCGGCTGGAGGCCACCGTGCGACCGGAGAACGCGGCCAGCCTGCGCGTCCTCGCCAAGGCCGGCTTCCGCGAGGAGGGGCTGTTCCTGCGCTACCTCGACGTGGCGGGCGACTGGCGCGACCACCTGTGCTTCGCGATGACCGCCGAGGAGGCGTCACCCGAGGGGCTGGTACGCCGATTGGTCGCCCGCGGTTACGCCCGAACTGCCTGA
- a CDS encoding GNAT family N-acetyltransferase, with translation MEVALRPVEDADLDALFDQMRDPASVQMAAFTTKDPDDRAAFDTRMAKVRASDDTNLRAVTRDGRLVGSIGSFVVEGDTEITYWIDRSAWGQGIAGRALALFLDTVEVRRPLYARAACDNLGSLRVLRKAGFTTVGTEISYAPARNAEIEETILRLD, from the coding sequence GTGGAGGTAGCACTGCGGCCGGTCGAGGATGCCGACCTCGACGCCCTGTTCGACCAGATGCGCGACCCCGCATCGGTCCAGATGGCCGCCTTCACCACCAAGGACCCCGACGACCGAGCAGCGTTCGACACCCGCATGGCGAAGGTCAGGGCCTCCGATGACACCAACCTGCGTGCGGTGACCCGTGACGGACGCCTCGTCGGCAGCATCGGCAGCTTCGTCGTGGAGGGCGACACCGAGATCACCTACTGGATCGACCGTTCGGCCTGGGGGCAAGGAATCGCCGGCCGAGCACTCGCCCTGTTCCTCGACACGGTCGAGGTCCGGCGGCCCTTGTACGCCCGTGCCGCCTGCGACAACCTCGGATCGCTCAGGGTGTTGCGGAAGGCGGGCTTCACGACCGTCGGCACCGAGATCTCCTACGCACCCGCCCGGAACGCCGAAATCGAGGAAACCATCCTGCGGCTCGACTAG
- a CDS encoding zinc ribbon domain-containing protein — protein sequence MHFRDIIAKDAHPAIITEKHHHPRGQRLGLHGHLPCPKCGAAMIGTRATGKTKTYRYYTCNNPLKYGTDKCDMDRLNADEVDTAPLGAMATFYGSHHDLMHDAVTAAQQVYESSHETVTTRSAPRRQPQPTQGTRGNLRRQDQDHWPRPHDPGSAYPTRRYRTSRRGGTRLTGLRPQGCSC from the coding sequence ATGCACTTCCGGGACATCATCGCCAAGGACGCGCACCCCGCGATCATCACCGAAAAGCACCACCACCCACGCGGCCAACGGCTCGGACTACATGGCCACCTGCCCTGCCCGAAGTGCGGCGCGGCGATGATCGGCACCCGCGCCACCGGCAAGACCAAGACCTACCGCTACTACACGTGCAACAACCCGCTCAAGTACGGCACCGACAAGTGCGACATGGACCGCCTCAACGCCGACGAAGTGGACACCGCGCCGCTCGGCGCGATGGCCACCTTCTACGGCAGCCACCACGACCTCATGCACGACGCCGTGACCGCCGCCCAGCAGGTCTACGAGTCCAGCCACGAGACCGTGACCACCCGAAGTGCTCCACGCAGGCAACCCCAACCAACGCAAGGCACTCGTGGAAACCTTCGTCGTCAAGATCAAGATCACTGGCCCCGGCCGCATGACCCCGGTTCCGCGTACCCAACGCGCCGGTACCGCACAAGCCGAAGGGGCGGAACCCGGCTCACCGGACTCCGCCCCCAAGGGTGTTCGTGCTAG
- the glp gene encoding gephyrin-like molybdotransferase Glp translates to MRSVDEQLARVIAAAVRPAPVRVAISESQGLLCAEEVVAERALPGFDQAAVDGYAVRSVDVQAAGEEPVQLPVVGEIPAGSRQPRRLQPGQAVRVATGAPLPTLADAVVPVGYTDGHAAKVTVQRPVPSAAFVRRTGEDVQTGDVAVRRGATIGPAQVGLLAAVGRNKVLVHPRPRVSVISIGEELVDVDRTPGQGQVYDVNSYALAAAARDAGAEVSRVGIQPADPRRMREVVEGRLLLSEIVVIAGGVGGVVGEEVRAALADLGDVDPTRVAMHPGSVQGFGRLGPDAVPTFLLPANPMSALVVFEVLVRPLIRAALGKRNPYRRVVGARLLSPVTSTKGRRGYLRGQLLRDADNGEYLVQPLGTSGAHLLASLAEANCLIVVDEDVTDVAVGAEVMVSFLAQKS, encoded by the coding sequence ATGAGGTCAGTGGATGAGCAGCTCGCCAGGGTGATCGCCGCCGCCGTGCGGCCCGCCCCGGTGCGCGTGGCGATCTCCGAGTCGCAGGGCCTGCTCTGCGCCGAGGAGGTCGTCGCGGAACGCGCGTTGCCCGGTTTCGACCAGGCGGCGGTGGACGGCTACGCGGTGCGCAGCGTGGACGTCCAGGCCGCCGGCGAGGAACCGGTGCAGCTCCCGGTGGTCGGCGAGATCCCGGCGGGGTCGCGCCAGCCCAGACGGTTGCAGCCCGGCCAGGCGGTCCGGGTCGCGACCGGCGCGCCGCTGCCCACCCTGGCCGACGCCGTGGTCCCGGTCGGGTACACCGACGGGCACGCGGCGAAGGTGACCGTGCAGCGCCCCGTGCCGTCCGCCGCCTTCGTGCGGCGGACGGGCGAGGACGTGCAGACCGGCGACGTGGCGGTGCGCCGCGGCGCGACCATCGGCCCGGCCCAGGTGGGCCTGCTCGCCGCCGTCGGGCGGAACAAGGTGCTCGTCCACCCCCGGCCCAGGGTGTCGGTGATCTCGATCGGCGAGGAGCTGGTCGACGTCGACCGCACACCGGGCCAGGGCCAGGTGTACGACGTGAACTCGTACGCCCTGGCCGCCGCCGCGCGGGACGCGGGCGCGGAGGTCAGCCGGGTCGGCATCCAGCCCGCCGACCCGCGCCGGATGCGCGAGGTCGTCGAGGGCCGGCTGCTGCTGTCCGAGATCGTGGTCATCGCGGGCGGTGTCGGCGGGGTGGTCGGCGAGGAGGTGCGCGCCGCGCTGGCCGACCTCGGTGACGTGGACCCCACGCGGGTCGCCATGCACCCCGGTTCCGTGCAGGGCTTCGGCCGCCTCGGCCCGGACGCCGTGCCGACGTTCCTGCTGCCCGCCAACCCGATGAGCGCGCTGGTCGTGTTCGAGGTGCTGGTGCGCCCGCTGATCCGGGCCGCGCTGGGCAAGCGCAACCCGTACCGGCGGGTGGTCGGCGCGCGGCTGCTGTCGCCGGTGACCTCGACCAAGGGGCGGCGCGGCTACTTGCGCGGCCAGCTGCTGCGCGACGCGGACAACGGGGAGTACCTGGTGCAACCGCTGGGTACCTCCGGTGCGCACCTGCTGGCCTCCCTGGCCGAGGCGAACTGCCTGATCGTGGTGGACGAGGACGTGACGGACGTCGCCGTCGGCGCGGAAGTGATGGTCAGCTTCCTCGCCCAGAAGAGCTGA
- a CDS encoding UTP--glucose-1-phosphate uridylyltransferase translates to MSAFQTAIVPAAGLGTRFLPTTKAVPKELLPVVDTPGIELVAAEAAQAGATRLVIVTSPGKDAVAEYFRPQPELERTLEERGKAGLVEKVRRAPGLLKVETALQDKALGLGHAVGCAEGNLDGDDEAVAVLLPDDLVLPTGVLERMAAVRERFGGSVLCAFDIPKEQISAYGVFDVRETDDDDVKKVVGMVEKPKPEDAPSTFAAAGRYLLDRAIFDALKRITPGAGGELQLTDAIALLINEGHPVHVVVHRGGRHDLGNPGGFLKAAVDFALEHPDYGPELGEWLRERLGNS, encoded by the coding sequence ATGAGCGCCTTCCAGACAGCAATCGTGCCCGCGGCCGGACTGGGCACGCGCTTCCTCCCCACCACCAAAGCGGTGCCCAAGGAGCTGCTGCCGGTGGTCGACACGCCGGGCATCGAACTGGTCGCGGCGGAAGCCGCCCAGGCAGGCGCGACCCGTCTGGTGATCGTCACCTCGCCCGGCAAGGACGCGGTCGCCGAGTACTTCCGACCGCAGCCCGAGCTGGAGCGGACGCTGGAGGAGCGCGGCAAGGCCGGGCTGGTCGAGAAGGTCCGACGGGCACCCGGCCTGCTGAAGGTGGAGACCGCGCTCCAGGACAAGGCCCTCGGCCTCGGCCACGCGGTCGGGTGCGCGGAGGGCAACCTCGACGGTGACGACGAGGCCGTGGCCGTGCTGCTGCCCGACGACCTCGTGCTGCCCACGGGCGTGCTGGAGCGGATGGCGGCCGTGCGCGAGCGGTTCGGCGGCAGCGTGCTGTGCGCGTTCGACATCCCCAAGGAGCAGATCTCGGCGTACGGCGTGTTCGACGTCCGCGAGACCGATGACGACGACGTCAAGAAGGTCGTCGGCATGGTCGAGAAGCCCAAGCCGGAGGACGCGCCGTCCACGTTCGCGGCGGCCGGCCGCTACCTGCTCGACCGGGCGATCTTCGACGCCCTCAAGCGCATCACGCCCGGCGCGGGGGGCGAGCTCCAGCTCACCGACGCCATCGCGCTGCTCATCAACGAGGGGCACCCGGTGCACGTCGTCGTCCACCGGGGTGGGCGACACGACTTGGGCAATCCGGGTGGATTCCTCAAAGCTGCGGTTGACTTCGCACTCGAGCACCCGGACTACGGGCCCGAGCTGGGGGAGTGGTTGCGGGAACGCCTCGGCAACTCCTGA
- a CDS encoding 1-aminocyclopropane-1-carboxylate deaminase/D-cysteine desulfhydrase: MQRDDGQPEPLVREIGVTAPSPLVQLHDERLDGLGISLHLKRDDLIHRDLRGNKWRKLRPNLEAARRQGHTRLLTFGGAFSNHLAATAAAGRLYGFDTVGVVRGEEHRPLNDVLTGVVRHGMTLTYLDRASYRRKADPNVISGLRKRFGDFYLIPEGGSNALAVQGCTEISREIGSGFDIICCPCGTGGTLAGIAAGLTPHQRAIGFSVLKGGDFLAGEVRRLQSEAFGFMRGNWSVESEFHFGGFAKRAAALDDFIADFRQRHSLDLDWVYVAKMMYGIFSLACRGSFPDGSRLVAVVTG; the protein is encoded by the coding sequence ATGCAGAGGGATGATGGGCAACCGGAGCCGCTGGTGCGCGAAATCGGCGTGACCGCCCCGTCCCCTCTCGTGCAACTGCACGACGAGAGGTTGGACGGCCTCGGGATCAGCCTGCACCTCAAGCGGGACGATCTCATCCACCGCGATCTGCGCGGGAACAAGTGGCGCAAGCTGCGGCCAAACCTGGAAGCCGCCCGTCGACAAGGACATACCCGCCTGCTGACATTCGGTGGTGCGTTCTCCAACCACCTCGCCGCGACCGCTGCCGCAGGGCGCCTGTACGGGTTCGACACAGTAGGTGTCGTGCGCGGTGAAGAACACCGGCCGTTGAACGATGTTCTCACGGGCGTCGTGCGGCACGGTATGACGTTGACGTACCTTGATCGCGCCAGTTACCGACGCAAGGCCGATCCAAACGTCATCTCCGGACTCCGGAAGCGTTTCGGCGACTTCTACCTCATCCCCGAAGGTGGGAGCAATGCTTTGGCGGTCCAAGGCTGTACGGAGATCTCCCGCGAAATCGGTAGTGGGTTCGACATCATCTGTTGCCCTTGCGGGACCGGTGGTACGCTCGCAGGTATCGCAGCGGGACTGACACCTCATCAGCGCGCAATCGGGTTCTCGGTCCTGAAAGGTGGAGATTTTCTGGCAGGCGAGGTTCGACGCCTGCAATCCGAGGCTTTCGGGTTCATGCGAGGGAACTGGTCGGTAGAATCGGAGTTTCATTTTGGCGGGTTCGCCAAAAGGGCGGCTGCTCTCGACGACTTCATCGCGGACTTCCGACAGCGCCACTCGCTCGACCTGGACTGGGTCTACGTCGCCAAGATGATGTACGGGATCTTTTCGCTCGCGTGTCGAGGAAGTTTTCCGGACGGGAGTCGCCTGGTGGCAGTGGTGACGGGCTGA
- a CDS encoding DUF6545 domain-containing protein has protein sequence MVRTRLNTQSAPGAAPAGRGKPGQPALRPAAVPPIGARWEARRAHARLAPLWEAVTAVAPEPVYGNGNRGTDDRLRVRITEIRDVLIGPLHSYLDPALVQRVTRRAAELGEPEHQAQAIGEAVAAAVEAKRRGLPPLDPRPSSSAEHPTTKKSPNSCASPPPWPALPS, from the coding sequence ATGGTCAGGACGCGTTTGAACACCCAGAGCGCGCCTGGGGCTGCGCCTGCTGGGCGTGGGAAGCCTGGCCAGCCTGCTCTACGCCCTGCTGCGGTTCCCCCGATCGGTGCCCGATGGGAAGCACGCCGAGCACACGCACGCCTGGCACCACTGTGGGAAGCGGTCACCGCGGTGGCCCCCGAACCCGTCTACGGCAACGGCAACCGCGGAACCGATGACCGACTCCGCGTCCGGATCACCGAGATCCGCGACGTCCTCATCGGCCCACTGCACTCCTACCTCGATCCCGCCCTCGTGCAACGCGTCACCCGACGAGCAGCCGAACTCGGCGAACCCGAACACCAGGCACAGGCCATCGGCGAAGCCGTCGCCGCCGCCGTCGAAGCCAAGCGCCGCGGCCTCCCACCCCTGGACCCTCGCCCGTCGTCATCGGCGGAGCACCCGACGACGAAGAAGTCGCCCAACTCGTGCGCATCTCCGCCGCCCTGGCCGGCTCTCCCGTCGTGA
- a CDS encoding tachylectin-related carbohydrate-binding protein, with protein MRRLLWTAAVTAVTATTLSVATTSTATAAETLQCDTSAAIYLRKPDTSLTLYQHNEPEVGTHDWQTQVGIGHTWDGITLGGPDGVVYELTPEGQLNRFRWNGGWENGGVSDTVITGWTGWSRDTLVVDSLGDFYGIAPDGALHWRRYTKNGSTWSYQDRTLATGWAARYNMIWTSGNGTIFARSHDGNLFVHVYHAASQRWLENDRQIGWGGWNKFTDVASVGGGVFYAIDGGTRLLKWYRYTGNGTWAHDAGKDIGDGWYGDWQIEGKSDACRIVGATLPQRPAVAARLDAPNSAIQGSDGLVTFFYVNAAGGLTAAKQRYPNDYSSLTYQPFVGHQKYTGTPGVGASEDGKLHTVANSYDDAAFRGRAQAVRNGIWQPGEIAHDGWMPGDVAVVPDANKLLNLYAVDSAGALWRRAQLTANGEFGPWRKLPTSGLTSDFTVLRNGAAIDIVARFTDNSVRAARLADDSVGAWRAVGAGATGRPAVVAHYNNDLQVFVRLPNGVVHTQRESAGAFPNTWTAVGTLATTGSPAAVLRGGGMVELAARGTDNKVYQASQLVPVGGFGGWDVKFDAETATDPIGLTLSDGNPIFTWRGPQGDILTSYLNPGTAADYQAATARR; from the coding sequence ATGAGAAGACTCCTGTGGACGGCGGCGGTCACCGCCGTCACCGCGACCACGCTCTCGGTCGCGACCACCTCGACCGCGACCGCGGCCGAAACGCTCCAGTGCGACACCAGCGCGGCGATCTACCTCCGCAAGCCCGACACCAGCCTCACGCTGTACCAGCACAACGAGCCGGAAGTGGGCACCCACGACTGGCAGACGCAGGTCGGCATCGGCCACACCTGGGACGGCATCACGCTCGGCGGCCCGGACGGCGTCGTGTACGAGCTGACCCCGGAGGGCCAGCTCAACCGGTTCCGCTGGAACGGCGGCTGGGAGAACGGCGGCGTCTCCGACACCGTCATCACCGGTTGGACGGGCTGGAGCCGCGACACCCTCGTGGTGGACTCGCTCGGCGACTTCTACGGCATCGCGCCGGACGGCGCGCTGCACTGGCGGCGCTACACCAAGAACGGCTCCACCTGGTCCTACCAGGACCGGACGCTGGCCACCGGCTGGGCGGCCCGCTACAACATGATCTGGACGTCCGGCAACGGCACCATCTTCGCCCGCAGCCACGACGGCAACCTGTTCGTGCACGTCTACCACGCGGCCAGCCAGCGGTGGCTGGAGAACGACCGCCAGATCGGGTGGGGCGGCTGGAACAAGTTCACCGACGTCGCCTCGGTGGGCGGCGGCGTCTTCTACGCCATCGACGGCGGTACCCGCCTGCTGAAGTGGTACCGCTACACCGGGAACGGCACGTGGGCGCACGACGCGGGCAAGGACATCGGCGACGGCTGGTACGGCGACTGGCAGATCGAGGGCAAGTCCGACGCCTGCCGCATCGTCGGCGCCACCCTGCCGCAGCGCCCGGCCGTCGCGGCGCGCCTGGACGCGCCGAACTCGGCCATCCAGGGCTCCGACGGGCTGGTGACCTTCTTCTACGTCAACGCCGCCGGCGGTCTCACCGCCGCCAAGCAGCGCTACCCCAACGACTACAGCTCCCTCACGTACCAACCGTTCGTCGGTCACCAGAAGTACACCGGCACGCCCGGTGTGGGCGCGTCCGAGGACGGCAAGCTGCACACCGTCGCGAACAGCTACGACGACGCGGCGTTCCGCGGGCGGGCGCAGGCGGTGCGCAACGGCATCTGGCAGCCGGGTGAGATCGCGCACGACGGGTGGATGCCCGGCGACGTAGCCGTGGTGCCCGACGCTAACAAGCTGCTGAACCTGTATGCGGTGGACAGCGCGGGCGCGCTGTGGCGGCGCGCGCAGCTCACGGCGAACGGCGAGTTCGGCCCGTGGCGCAAACTGCCGACGAGCGGCCTGACGTCCGACTTCACGGTGCTGCGCAACGGGGCCGCGATCGACATCGTCGCGCGGTTCACCGACAACTCGGTGCGGGCAGCGCGGTTGGCCGACGACTCGGTCGGCGCTTGGCGGGCGGTCGGCGCGGGAGCCACCGGCAGGCCGGCGGTCGTGGCGCACTACAACAACGACCTGCAGGTGTTCGTGCGCCTGCCCAACGGGGTCGTGCACACGCAGCGCGAATCGGCCGGTGCGTTCCCGAACACGTGGACCGCTGTCGGCACCCTGGCGACGACCGGCTCCCCGGCCGCCGTGCTCCGCGGCGGCGGGATGGTCGAGTTGGCCGCACGCGGCACGGACAACAAGGTGTACCAGGCGAGCCAGCTCGTCCCGGTCGGCGGGTTCGGCGGGTGGGACGTCAAGTTCGACGCGGAGACCGCGACCGACCCGATCGGTCTGACGCTGTCCGACGGCAACCCGATCTTCACCTGGCGCGGCCCTCAGGGCGACATCCTGACGTCCTACCTCAACCCCGGCACGGCAGCCGACTACCAGGCCGCCACCGCCCGCAGGTAG